A stretch of Blautia liquoris DNA encodes these proteins:
- a CDS encoding VOC family protein, which yields MPISGIFRMNIMSLNISVNFDGNCREAVTFYAQVFEQPIPYFLTYEEGEHLIPSKMQIPDSMKSRVMRTSLNIAGTSVEFYDIPDAFGFIRGNSTSLSVAYKDYSRVKRISDLLSQDGEVEVACEQPDEGMYYGILEDKFQIRWLIRTQELERECHPAYCF from the coding sequence GTGCCAATAAGCGGCATCTTTCGGATGAATATCATGTCATTAAACATATCAGTTAATTTCGACGGAAACTGTCGGGAAGCGGTAACCTTTTATGCACAAGTGTTCGAACAGCCGATCCCTTATTTTCTGACTTATGAGGAAGGGGAGCATCTGATTCCTTCCAAAATGCAGATACCGGATTCGATGAAATCCCGTGTGATGCGGACTTCTTTGAATATTGCGGGGACATCAGTTGAATTCTATGATATTCCAGATGCATTCGGATTTATTCGGGGGAACAGTACCTCTTTAAGTGTAGCATATAAAGATTACAGCAGGGTAAAAAGGATCTCTGATTTATTGAGTCAGGATGGAGAGGTTGAGGTTGCCTGCGAACAGCCAGACGAGGGCATGTATTACGGGATATTGGAAGACAAGTTCCAGATCCGCTGGCTGATCCGAACACAGGAACTGGAAAGGGAATGTCATCCTGCTTATTGTTTTTGA
- a CDS encoding RrF2 family transcriptional regulator, translated as MQLKTQTDYAIRVLLYLAENKSCVSRKEMCTNLGIAETYLTVIVKVLRQKGWVSSTYGPNGGYYLICNPQNISLLDIMDVTEDSIKMNRCLEEDQYCSRNAVDYCPVHKMYDFFQDYFENCFSSVTIQDIIDPDSSVMKKKYLKICNQEEGERETCQ; from the coding sequence ATGCAGTTAAAAACACAAACAGATTACGCGATACGAGTTTTGCTTTACCTCGCAGAGAATAAATCCTGTGTTTCGAGAAAAGAGATGTGTACGAATCTCGGAATCGCAGAGACCTATCTGACGGTGATTGTGAAAGTTCTGAGACAAAAGGGATGGGTATCATCGACGTATGGGCCAAATGGAGGCTATTATCTGATCTGTAATCCCCAAAACATATCGCTTTTGGATATCATGGACGTGACAGAAGACAGTATTAAGATGAACCGTTGTCTGGAGGAAGATCAGTATTGCAGCCGTAACGCGGTAGACTATTGTCCGGTTCACAAGATGTATGATTTCTTTCAGGACTACTTCGAAAACTGTTTTTCATCTGTCACGATTCAGGATATTATAGACCCGGATTCGTCTGTCATGAAAAAAAAGTATCTGAAAATTTGTAATCAGGAGGAAGGAGAAAGAGAGACGTGCCAATAA
- a CDS encoding Spy0128 family protein, translating into MTKKIRKWVLRFCAFLLPVTAFFSQTVSAAPSNVSVTLNVSQNITTEDGTSASGTFTYRITAATPDAVLPAGSFGDTYTFSMKGTDSETIGPLEFTQPGTYSYELVQVTDQKEKSYVYDMEMYRITIYIDDEMHANTVIRKSNGFKTQKMLFHNKASSAGKGNGGKEKGNAGKGIKTPKTGDDTKAALLLIAMGAAAFVAFICALCLRQQRHRKEKN; encoded by the coding sequence ATGACAAAAAAAATCAGGAAATGGGTGCTGCGCTTCTGTGCTTTTTTGCTGCCGGTTACGGCGTTCTTTTCACAGACCGTCTCCGCAGCGCCCTCAAACGTTTCGGTCACACTGAATGTTTCACAGAATATAACCACAGAGGACGGTACATCTGCTTCCGGCACTTTTACTTACCGAATCACAGCAGCGACACCGGATGCGGTACTGCCGGCCGGCAGCTTTGGCGATACATATACCTTTTCCATGAAGGGTACGGACAGTGAGACGATAGGTCCGCTCGAATTTACACAGCCTGGAACATATTCGTATGAGCTTGTCCAGGTGACAGACCAAAAAGAAAAGAGTTATGTGTATGACATGGAAATGTATCGAATCACCATCTATATTGATGACGAAATGCATGCGAATACCGTGATACGAAAATCGAACGGTTTCAAAACACAGAAGATGCTGTTTCATAACAAGGCTTCTTCTGCCGGCAAGGGCAATGGAGGAAAAGAGAAAGGAAACGCCGGCAAGGGGATCAAGACTCCAAAAACCGGTGATGATACGAAGGCTGCCCTCCTGTTGATTGCGATGGGGGCGGCTGCTTTCGTGGCATTCATCTGTGCGCTCTGTCTGAGACAACAAAGACATAGAAAAGAAAAAAACTGA
- the srtB gene encoding class B sortase: MIIRQHEKGDPMGMTPEKIGRKAIRVANAAVNFSVLLFLLLLVAFSGYALWDSKQLYGAADAARYERYKPVEGEDTKSFAELQAINPEVFGWLSVYGTHIDYPITQGLDNMKYVNTNAQGEYSLSGSIFLDSDNQRDFSDFNSILYGHHMEKQAMFGELGLFADKQYFDAREYGSLYYDGKDHGIVFFAFLHVDAYDKSVFTAAMKGQEAQQQYLDNLLSQAAFTRDATVTIDDHIVLLSTCSMESTNGRDILVGKITDTVYDDIFRTDGADSTDTQETVPRWKRILSQIPVWAWVLVIAILILLVSAVLRRYRKHSRLADKEDSTDSGKE, from the coding sequence ATGATAATACGACAACATGAGAAAGGAGATCCTATGGGCATGACCCCGGAAAAAATAGGAAGAAAAGCAATTCGTGTGGCAAACGCTGCTGTAAATTTTTCCGTCTTACTTTTTCTCTTGCTGCTCGTGGCTTTTAGCGGTTATGCCCTGTGGGATTCCAAACAGCTCTACGGCGCGGCGGACGCTGCGCGTTACGAGAGATATAAGCCCGTCGAGGGAGAGGATACGAAATCCTTCGCTGAGCTTCAGGCGATCAACCCTGAGGTGTTTGGCTGGCTGAGCGTGTATGGCACTCACATAGACTATCCGATCACGCAGGGGCTGGATAATATGAAATATGTCAATACCAACGCACAAGGAGAGTATTCGCTCTCGGGCAGTATCTTTCTTGATTCTGACAATCAAAGAGATTTTTCCGATTTCAATTCGATTCTCTATGGACATCACATGGAGAAACAGGCGATGTTTGGGGAACTCGGGCTTTTTGCAGACAAACAATATTTTGATGCCAGAGAGTACGGCAGCCTTTATTATGACGGCAAAGATCATGGAATTGTTTTCTTTGCTTTTTTACACGTAGATGCCTATGATAAGTCGGTCTTTACAGCGGCCATGAAAGGGCAGGAGGCACAGCAGCAGTATCTGGACAATTTGCTGAGTCAGGCGGCTTTCACCCGGGATGCCACCGTGACGATTGACGACCATATCGTGCTGCTCAGTACTTGCTCGATGGAAAGCACCAACGGCCGCGATATTCTTGTCGGTAAGATTACCGATACGGTGTACGATGATATCTTTCGGACTGACGGGGCGGACAGTACTGACACACAGGAAACGGTTCCCCGCTGGAAGAGAATTCTGTCGCAGATCCCTGTATGGGCCTGGGTATTGGTTATCGCGATTTTGATTCTTCTAGTATCGGCTGTTCTTCGCAGATATCGAAAACACAGCCGTCTTGCCGACAAAGAGGATAGCACAGACAGTGGTAAGGAGTGA
- a CDS encoding DUF7601 domain-containing protein, which yields MKKKNTFKALLSLTMAAVLSLGTVVTAFAGPPTPPATDGDNVKILKEVQMDNTLSIPSTGFTFQFQFTAKDFNGQAAAPTVVNDTSPMPTVTNTSITVNSTDKYNSASTENLDVYRKESTNKIFDNVTWPAPGAYTYTVKEVRPSGYTNAAAGETMTDDETEYEVTAYVKNNDTYTGFVIESIGVRTPGTTGTEGKIVVTPGLGTNQFKFTNIFSQMAGGTDPLLNASLTVSKKVADTAHGDKGQYFPFTITPTAAGTETSSTRYNAYLIEEDSNGTKTVIPWDPNNNPENYSTPADTNGEYIRVDPNDTNPMKIRLKHNQSVAFTGMGVGSKYVAEEDGVAHYVANIELLTNGVSGSVSGTLATAANTQIRTLGTATNSAAFTNTYDETTAITPTGIQANDMPFLMMIVLAAVALGGYVVIRFRKKNSAEN from the coding sequence ATGAAGAAAAAAAATACGTTCAAAGCATTACTTTCGCTTACCATGGCAGCAGTACTGAGTCTGGGAACTGTGGTTACCGCATTTGCGGGACCCCCCACACCGCCGGCGACGGATGGCGATAATGTCAAAATCTTAAAAGAAGTGCAGATGGACAATACACTGTCCATCCCCAGCACCGGGTTCACCTTTCAATTTCAATTTACAGCAAAAGATTTCAATGGGCAAGCTGCCGCACCGACGGTTGTAAACGATACGAGTCCGATGCCTACGGTTACGAATACTTCCATCACCGTTAACAGCACAGATAAGTATAATTCAGCATCTACTGAAAATCTGGATGTTTACAGAAAAGAATCCACAAATAAGATCTTTGACAACGTTACATGGCCGGCTCCAGGTGCTTACACCTATACGGTAAAAGAAGTAAGACCTTCCGGTTATACGAATGCTGCAGCCGGAGAGACTATGACTGATGACGAAACAGAATATGAAGTAACGGCATATGTGAAGAACAACGATACCTACACCGGATTCGTAATCGAGAGCATCGGTGTGCGGACACCGGGAACCACTGGAACAGAGGGAAAGATCGTTGTTACACCGGGTCTTGGCACAAACCAATTTAAGTTCACCAACATCTTTTCCCAGATGGCAGGCGGCACAGATCCGTTGTTGAATGCATCTTTGACGGTCAGCAAAAAGGTGGCGGACACCGCACATGGAGACAAAGGACAGTACTTCCCCTTCACCATTACACCAACGGCTGCAGGTACAGAAACATCATCAACGAGATATAATGCATACTTGATTGAAGAGGATTCCAACGGTACAAAAACCGTGATCCCATGGGATCCGAACAACAACCCGGAGAATTATTCGACACCTGCGGATACCAATGGTGAATACATCCGAGTGGATCCGAACGATACTAACCCTATGAAGATCAGACTAAAACACAACCAGTCTGTAGCATTTACCGGTATGGGTGTCGGTTCAAAATATGTAGCAGAAGAGGATGGAGTTGCTCACTATGTGGCCAATATTGAACTGCTTACAAATGGTGTTTCTGGCTCTGTGTCCGGAACATTAGCAACTGCAGCTAACACGCAAATACGGACCCTCGGTACAGCCACGAACTCAGCGGCATTTACCAATACGTATGATGAGACCACTGCCATCACGCCGACCGGTATTCAGGCGAACGATATGCCGTTTCTCATGATGATTGTTCTGGCGGCTGTGGCACTGGGAGGATACGTTGTGATTCGGTTCCGCAAAAAGAATTCCGCTGAGAATTAA
- the lepB gene encoding signal peptidase I translates to MNDSNTGKKEMTVQQPSLLREFLLLLAKIAVVILAVVLLFTFVYGLHRNRDPAMDPAVKDGDLVIYYRLDKHYVFGDTLMLDYQGSPEVRRVVGTAGDTVDIREDGLYINGARQQEASIHEPTHRYETDVDFPLTLKEGQVFVLGDARENATDSRVYGPVEAKETRGKVISIFRRRNI, encoded by the coding sequence ATGAATGACAGTAATACAGGTAAAAAAGAAATGACCGTACAGCAGCCTTCTCTGCTCCGCGAATTTCTCCTGCTTCTGGCGAAAATCGCAGTCGTAATACTGGCAGTTGTCCTACTCTTTACGTTTGTATACGGTCTGCACAGGAATCGGGATCCGGCCATGGATCCGGCCGTTAAAGACGGTGATCTGGTCATCTACTATCGGCTGGATAAACATTACGTCTTTGGCGATACGCTCATGTTGGACTATCAGGGCAGCCCCGAGGTGCGGCGTGTGGTCGGCACAGCAGGCGATACCGTGGACATCAGGGAGGATGGTCTTTATATCAATGGTGCGCGGCAGCAGGAAGCCTCCATTCATGAGCCGACACATCGGTACGAGACTGACGTGGACTTTCCCCTGACCCTGAAAGAAGGGCAGGTGTTTGTCTTGGGCGATGCCAGGGAGAATGCCACAGACAGCCGGGTATATGGTCCGGTCGAGGCAAAAGAAACCCGGGGGAAGGTGATTTCCATCTTCCGGAGACGAAACATATAA